AGTACATCTATCTCGCACGTGCGACATCCGCCTCAGGCGGATCGCACGCTACACCCTCGATGCAATAATGTAGTACCTTACCAGCCACAATATCTACAACCCCTTCAGCTCCACCTTGCCCAGCGTCAGGGCGTCTTTCAGGGTGTCTTCCGCCCTGCTCACCAGGACGATTATCAGATTGTCCGGGTCGAGGAACCGCCTGGCCGCACGGTTGACGTCTTGCCTTGATACGGCGCTGACATTGTCCAGATATTCCTCAAGATAATTTTCCGGCAGGCCGTAAAACTCCTGGTCTATAATCTTTGATGCTATCTGGGTGGGCGTCTCAAGTCCCAGGGGGAAATGACCTATGTAATAAGACTTGGCGGCATCCAGTTCCTCTGCGGTCACGCCGCCGGACTTGAGCTTTCTCAACTCGTCTAGCACCAGCCACATGGCCTCAAGGGCGGTCTCGTTCTTACTGTATGTCCGTATGTAAAAAGGCCCCTGCAGCATCCTTGCGTCAAAGCGGCTCGAGACACCGTAGCTCAGGCCCCTCTCCGCCCTTATCTGTGTGTAGAGTCTGGAGGTAGGCCCCCTGCCGAGGATGCTGTTCAGTAGCAGGAGGGGGAAGTAATCGGGGTCTGCGCGCCTGATGCCCAGATGGCCGATGCGTATCTCTGTCTGTGTGAGGTCGGGCTTGTCCACCATGCGTATCCTGTGGCCTGTAATTCCGGGTATGGGGGGTGGTGTGGCCTCTTCTACTTTTCCTGCATCCTCCCAGTCGCCGAAGGTTTCTTCTATAGCGGTGAGTGTGCCTGCGGGGTCTATGTCGCCGACCACCGTTAGGATAGAGTTGCCCGGCTGATAGTAGCGTTTGTGAAACCGTGTGATTTCTTCTCCGGTGACGGCCTTGAGGCCCTCTGTCGTGCCGACAGGCGGGTGGTTATACGGGTGTGTGCCGTAAAGCATCTCGCCAAAATGCCTGTCGGCGATGTTTCGTTTGTTGTCTCTCTCCCTTTGTATGGACGTTACGGCCTTGTCACGCTGAAATTCTATTTCCTGCGGTTTAAACGACGGGTATCTTGCTACCTCGGAGAGCATGTCGAGCATGGTCCTGAAATGTCTGACGAGGGCCGTAGAGCCGATGGAAGTGGAGTCATAGTCGCAGTCCACGTCAAGGGTGGCACCGATGAAATCTATCTCCTCTGATATCTCAAGAGAACTTTTTGAGCGCGTTCCCTCACGCAGTAGTTGTGCCGTCAGGTTGGCGAGTCCGGGCCTCTCCTGCGGGTCATTTGCGGAGCCGGCCTTCACCAGTAATTCTATCGCCACGACGGGCAGCTCGTGGTGTTCTACCATGATTATTCTGAGGCCGTTATCCAGCGTGGCTTTCTGGTACTTTATGGACGGCAGGTCCTCGCCCGCCTGCACACACCTGCTTGTAGCGAGAGGCAGGAAAGAAATTATAAGTATTATGAACAGGCGGTGGTATATGATCACTTCGTTATTCTTTCTTCTGTTGTTTTTCCTTGGGCAGGAGCCTTACTACGGTCCTGTTCCCGGGGGCGAAATATTTCACCGCTACTCTCTGTATGTCGTCTGCCGTTGCGCCGCGGTATTTCTCCAGGTCCTTTATGAACCCCAGCGGGTCACCTGTCTTCGCCAGGCTGAAACCCATCTGCAGGCCCCTGACGAAGTTGGTCTGGAGGCTGAAAATCAGTCCCGTCTCGATCTGGTTTCTTGCCTTTTCGAGTTCGTGTTCTGTCACCGTTTCAGTCTGGAGTCGTTCCAGGTTGCCGTAGATTACCGAGGCCACTTCGTCCGGCGAATGGCCCTGTTTTATGCCCCGGGCCGTGACGATGAACAGTCCCGGGTCTTTATAGGCCTCGACCGAGGCAGAGATATAAAGCGCCGCCTTGTCCTCGTAAACGACCTTCCTGTAGAGTCTGGAACTGTGTCCGTCCGTAAGTATACTCCCTATCAGTTCCAGTACGGGTATGTCGTCGTGGGTGGCCTCGGGGATGTGATAGGCGACGGCCAGCCAGGGCGACTGCGTATCAACGTGCAGGTCCCTGTGTCTTTCCTCCTTCTGCGGAGGTTCCCGGGGTATTACCGTATCGGGCCGCTCCGCGGGCTGCAGGTGTCCAAAATATTTCTCCACCGTGGAGATGACGTCCTGCGGGTCTATGTCGCCCAGTATTATAATAGTCATGTTGTTCGGGGCGTAGTGGGTGCGGTAATATTCCTTGCAATCCTCGAGGGTTATGGCGTCAAGGTCGGGCATCCAGCCGTTCACGGGCCAGCGGTACGGGTGTACGGTGAAGGCGGTGGAAAAGATGGCCTCGCCCATGGTTCCGTAGAGCGAATTGTCTATGCGCAGCCTTCTTTCCTCTTTTACCACCTCTCTTTCGGAGGCCAGTGTACCGGCGGTAAGCCTGAGGTGTGCCATCCTGTCAGCCTCCAGTTCTGCGGCCAGTGCGAGTTTAGAGCTGGGCAGGTTCTCGAAGTATGCGGTGGCGTCCTCGGTGGTAAAGGCGTTGTCTGTGCCGCCGTTCGCGCGTACGATGCGGCTGTGTTCCTCCGGTTCCACGTTCTTTGAGCCCTTGAACATCATGTGTTCAAACAGGTGGGAGATGCCCGTTATCCCCGGCCTCTCGTTTATCGAGCCAACGTGGCACCAGACCTGAAAACTTATAATGGGGGCTGAGTGGTCCTCGTGCATAAGGAGGGTGAGGCCGTTTTCGAGCCGGTGTTCCTTCAGGTCTATCTCAATCGGCGCGGCGGACGGGCTTTGCAAGAATACAACTAACCATAAGGTACTAAGCAGGCATACTGTATACAACCTCACCAGCATATTACACCTTGTTTATATGATAATTTCTTCAAAGCCCCGGCGTTTGTAGTCTATCTCGCCGATGCCGGCCTCGTGCGCTTCTCTGATAAAGCGTATGTCTTTGCCACTGAACCCGAATAGCGTCGCGCCGTATGAGTCCACGGCCACGGGGTCGGTGCTTACCACTATCCTTCTTGCACCCTCGACGGAGTTGTCCACGTCATCGAGTCTCCCGCCGGTAGGGCCGTGGCGCTTGAGCACCCTGTAGGCGTCCAGCACGGTCAGGTCTACCTTCACCACCCTGTTGAGGTCTGCTATCTTGGGGTGTATGTCCTTGTGAAGCCTGCCCCGGTCCCATCCCACCATTCCGAAGACGTTTTTGAGGGCCATGGTAAGGCGTGACGTGCTGTGGTGTTTCGCTATGGGGACGTTTATCAGGACGTCCACCTCCTCCTCGAGCACGAAGGCGTCATTGAATGCCCATGACTTCAGGACCTTGCCGCCGGGGATGAGGAGTTCCCGGAAGCGGGATTTGTCCACGTAGGCCGCCTCCGCTCCCGCGCGCCTTGCCGCCTCCTCGATACGGCTGATCTTGTATGAGGGTTTGGGGTTGCTGGAGCAGGGGTGGTCCATCACCCTGACCCTTGAGGCGCCGGCATCCAGGCACAGGCCCGCCAGCGCCGCTACCAGATGGGGGTTGGTGTTTGCGGCGAACTCAGGCGCCCTGTTCCAGGAAATGTTGGGCTTGATTACCACGCGGTCACCCCTGGACACCAGCTTTTCCATACCTCCCAGGGCCGCCAGGGCCCTGGTGGTCATCTCACGGACGGTCTCCGCCTCATCCTTACCGCCTGTATTATTTGCGGCGTGGACTACGACCGTGTCTTTTGCCAGCCCACTCTCCTTGAATTTCTTGAGGGTCTTCTGCCTCTTGCGGGATGTCCGCAGGTAGGATAGGCCATAGAGACCGGCTCCGGTCCCGATGACTGTTTTAAGAAATGTTCTTCGAGAGATGTCTTTGCTCATGGCATAGGCCCACTAATAGGGCGGCTACATGTAATTGCTTAAGCGTAGGGACAGACCTTCAGGTCTGTCCGTCCGTAAGCAGGATGACAGGTCTAAAGATCATGCCCAAGGCAGCCCCCCCATTATTTGGGCGGGCCTGTCCGTACATTTTTGCAGGGAAGAATCTATTGTCTTGCCCCTGCGAATCAGTCAAAAAGTGCGTTTATAAAACTGTCCGGGTCGAACTTCTGTATGTCATCGGCCCCTTCTCCCAGGCCCAGGAACATTACGGGTATCTTTATCTCGTCCTGCATTGCGATAACTATGCCGCCCTTGGCGGTGCCGTCGAGTTTCGCGAGAAAGAGGCCCGTGATGTCGATGGTTTTTCCAAAAAGTTTCGCCTGTGAGATGGCGTTCTGGCCCGTCGTTGCGTCTAAGACCAGCAATACTTCGTGCGGCGCGCCTTCTATTCTCTTTGAGATGACCCTCTTTATCTTGCTGAGTTCCTGCATGAGGTTCTGTTTTGTATGAAGCCTTCCGGCGGTATCTACTATTACTACGTCGATGTCCCTTGCGATGGCCGCCTCAACGCTGTCGTAGGCCACGGCTGCTGGGTCCGCCCCCTCACCGTGTTTTACTATCTGCGCGCCGATTCGGTCGGACCATATCTCCAGTTGCTCTGTGGCGGCTGCCCTGAAGGTGTCTCCAGCGGCAAGCAGCACCTTCTTGCCGTCCTTAATAAACATGTTGGCCAGCTTGGCGATTGACGTCGTCTTGCCGCTGCCGTTTACTCCGGCGACCATGATGACCGTGGGCGGTTCGGCGGCCGCATGCAGGTCGCGCCGTGCGTCCCTGAAGCGTTCTTTAAGCCTTTTTTTGAGGAACTCCTTCATCCCGGCGGTATCCGTAAACTCTCTTAGCTCCCAGGCGTTTCGTATGTCTGCGACAAGCTTTGTCACGAACCTGACGCCCATGTCCGCTTCTATGAGGGCCGCCTCCAACTCTTCCAGCACCTCGTCATTTATCTCTTGCTGTGAAGAAAGCAGGCCGTGCAGATTGCTTTCGAGACGGGTGCGGGTCTTTTTGAGACCGTTCTTGAGTCCTTCAACGTCAACCCACGTGTCCAGGGAAAGCCAGTATGCGGCGGCTGATTTGGGTGATGGTTTGGCCTTTTTGCCCCCTTCTTTCTCCTCCGGGGCGTCTGGCGCCGTCTGCTCCGGGGTCTCGGTGGCAGCCTTTTTCTCTTCAGACACTGCTTCCGTTTCCTTCGCAGTTGTTGCGGCAGTCTCTTTTTCTTTGATGTTTTTGTCGCCGTCGTCGTCCGGGTCGGAGCCGGGTCGTCTCCCGGCCTTTTTTTTATCCTCTCCGAGGCCCGTAACTTCTTTTAAATAATCAAATACCATAGAACAACCTTCCCAAAACCCCTCGTCACGTAGCGGTCAAAACGTCTCTCGGCTGCTTGCACCGTTCTCTGAGGGCCAGTACCGTTTCATTGGAGACCGTTATTTTTCCTAAAGGTACGCTGGGCTTCCTCAGTCCATGGAAGTCAGAACCGCCAACAGGTATCAGATTGTACTTCTTTGTGATGCCAAGATATTTTTCTACTATCTCCGGCGTGTGCGACGGGTAATATACCTCAATTGCCTGCAGGCCGCTATCCACGAGAAGCGGTATGATGTCATCTTTCCCTGAAAGACCCGGATGGGCATAAACAGATACCCCTCCCGCCTCATCGATGAGTTCTATCGCCTGCCGTGGCGTAAGGATCTTTTTTGGTACATACGCGGGACCGTCATCTCCAATATACCTGGCAAAACACTCCGCAAGATTTTTGCAATACCCGTGTTTCACGAGCAGCTCCGCCATGTGCATCCTTCCGGGTGGACTGTTGCCGGCCAGATTGAAGACTTCTTCCTTATCGATGTTTACGCCAACGCGGCTTAATTTCTCTACGATGGCCGATATCCTTGTGACCCTTTCCTCAATTATTTGAACGAATTTCTCTGTCAGGTTGCTGTTGTCTATGTCGATAAACAGGCCGAGTATGTGTATCTCATATGGCTGGACATACCCTGACACCTCGACGCCGGGTATTATGTGGACGTTCCTCTTGAGGCCCTCTCTCTGGGCGGGCCGCACAGCGTCTATGGTGTCGTGGTCGGTTATAGCCATTGTCTTAAGACCTACGCGTACCGCTTCCTCAACCACTTCCTCGGGGGAAAACGTGCCGTCAGAACATATGGTATGGACGTGCAGGTCCGCCTCACCGTAGTCCGCGACGAGAGACACTTTTGGCCCCATTTTGCCATACTTTTGGCTCTTGGCATAGTGGTTCGCGTAGACCTTGTCCAGTATGCCGTTTACAAACGTGCCGGAGTTCTCGGTGCTGTATTTTTTGGCGAGGTCTATTGCCTCGTTGACGGATACCTTGGGGGGGATGTCGTCTCTGAAGAGGAGTTCATAGACTGCCAGGCGCAGGATGCAGCGGTCAACGACGGCCATGCGGGGGAGTTCCCAGTTCTCCACGACAGAGGAGACCTCTTTATCTATGTCACTTATACGGTCCCGGCAGCCTTTCACCAGTTCAGCGGCAAACCCGGCAACCTCATCGTCCTCGGCCCTGGAGATGCAAGAAGAAACGGCTTCGTCTAAAACGTCCTGCCCGCGTATGTCTATCTGGTAAAGGGCCTGTAACGCCAGCTCCCTGGCCCGCGTTCTCTTTCTCATGCCGGCATAACCTACTTCTTCCTTTTTGAGCCCAGGCGTTCAACCAGGTTTGCCATCTCTATGGCGTCCTTCGCTGCCTCCGCGCCCCGGTTGCCGCTGCGGGTGCCCGCGCGGTCAATGGCATGTTCCAGGGTCTCTGCGGTGACCACACCGAGGATGGTGGGAACGCCGGTATCAAACCCCACCTGGGCTACACCCTTTGATACCTCGGCGGAAACATATTCAAAGTGCGGCGTCTGACCGCGAAGTACGGCGCCAAGACAGACAACGGCGTTATACCGCTTACTCCGGGCAAGCCTTAAGGCCGTTGACGGTATCTCAAAGGCGCCCGGGACCCAGCAGACGTCAATGTCCTTTTCCCTTACGCCATGCCTGAGAAGGCAGTCATGCGCGCCCTCCAGCAGTTTTCGGGTTATAAATTCATTAAACCGGCTTACAACCAGACAAAAGCTCTTTCCGGTGCCGATAAGGCCCCCTTCGAATGTCTCGCCCATGGGTTTACTCCTTCTATCTCATAATCCTTGAGAGAACCGGGGAAGATTTACTTCATGTGTAAGTTATGAAAAATACCACAAAAAAGACGCTATTTCAAGGCAATTCAAGTACTTGTAAAAACCCGCCGACTTTATTATCATAGCCGGACCAAACCTTTTTTGGATGAAAGATAAATACAGATGCCTGCAGAAAAAACCGGGACAGCGGCAAAAGAGCCGAGATTTACACTTGGCGAACACCTCGAGGAGCTTCGCACGCGTGTCATATTGTGCGTAATCTGCCTGCTGGTCTGCTTCATCGTGTGCTGGATATTCAAGGCAGACCTCCTCAAGCTGGCCGGGAGACCCCACAGCCTTACTATGGAGGGGCTGGGGCTTCCCACAAATCTCAACGTCATCAGCTATCAGGAGGGTTTCTTCGCCTATCTAAAACTCTGCCTGCTCAGCGCATTTTTTCTGGCCTACCCTTTTATGATTTATCAGGCCTGGCTGTTCGTGGGCGTGGGGTTATACACGCACGAGCGCAGATACGTTAAAATATTCCTCCCCATATCCTTCGTGGCATTTGTCACCGGGGCGCTGTTCGGCTACCTCTTCCTGATACCCATCTGCCTGTACTTTCTGATAACGATACTGGGCTCGGCGGTAGAGCCTATTATCACGATGTCTCAGTATATTTCCCTGATATTTCTTCTCACCGTG
The genomic region above belongs to Candidatus Bathyanammoxibius amoris and contains:
- the nusB gene encoding transcription antitermination factor NusB, whose amino-acid sequence is MRKRTRARELALQALYQIDIRGQDVLDEAVSSCISRAEDDEVAGFAAELVKGCRDRISDIDKEVSSVVENWELPRMAVVDRCILRLAVYELLFRDDIPPKVSVNEAIDLAKKYSTENSGTFVNGILDKVYANHYAKSQKYGKMGPKVSLVADYGEADLHVHTICSDGTFSPEEVVEEAVRVGLKTMAITDHDTIDAVRPAQREGLKRNVHIIPGVEVSGYVQPYEIHILGLFIDIDNSNLTEKFVQIIEERVTRISAIVEKLSRVGVNIDKEEVFNLAGNSPPGRMHMAELLVKHGYCKNLAECFARYIGDDGPAYVPKKILTPRQAIELIDEAGGVSVYAHPGLSGKDDIIPLLVDSGLQAIEVYYPSHTPEIVEKYLGITKKYNLIPVGGSDFHGLRKPSVPLGKITVSNETVLALRERCKQPRDVLTAT
- a CDS encoding insulinase family protein, with the translated sequence MIIYHRLFIILIISFLPLATSRCVQAGEDLPSIKYQKATLDNGLRIIMVEHHELPVVAIELLVKAGSANDPQERPGLANLTAQLLREGTRSKSSLEISEEIDFIGATLDVDCDYDSTSIGSTALVRHFRTMLDMLSEVARYPSFKPQEIEFQRDKAVTSIQRERDNKRNIADRHFGEMLYGTHPYNHPPVGTTEGLKAVTGEEITRFHKRYYQPGNSILTVVGDIDPAGTLTAIEETFGDWEDAGKVEEATPPPIPGITGHRIRMVDKPDLTQTEIRIGHLGIRRADPDYFPLLLLNSILGRGPTSRLYTQIRAERGLSYGVSSRFDARMLQGPFYIRTYSKNETALEAMWLVLDELRKLKSGGVTAEELDAAKSYYIGHFPLGLETPTQIASKIIDQEFYGLPENYLEEYLDNVSAVSRQDVNRAARRFLDPDNLIIVLVSRAEDTLKDALTLGKVELKGL
- a CDS encoding DUF362 domain-containing protein; this encodes MSKDISRRTFLKTVIGTGAGLYGLSYLRTSRKRQKTLKKFKESGLAKDTVVVHAANNTGGKDEAETVREMTTRALAALGGMEKLVSRGDRVVIKPNISWNRAPEFAANTNPHLVAALAGLCLDAGASRVRVMDHPCSSNPKPSYKISRIEEAARRAGAEAAYVDKSRFRELLIPGGKVLKSWAFNDAFVLEEEVDVLINVPIAKHHSTSRLTMALKNVFGMVGWDRGRLHKDIHPKIADLNRVVKVDLTVLDAYRVLKRHGPTGGRLDDVDNSVEGARRIVVSTDPVAVDSYGATLFGFSGKDIRFIREAHEAGIGEIDYKRRGFEEIII
- a CDS encoding insulinase family protein, with the protein product MQSPSAAPIEIDLKEHRLENGLTLLMHEDHSAPIISFQVWCHVGSINERPGITGISHLFEHMMFKGSKNVEPEEHSRIVRANGGTDNAFTTEDATAYFENLPSSKLALAAELEADRMAHLRLTAGTLASEREVVKEERRLRIDNSLYGTMGEAIFSTAFTVHPYRWPVNGWMPDLDAITLEDCKEYYRTHYAPNNMTIIILGDIDPQDVISTVEKYFGHLQPAERPDTVIPREPPQKEERHRDLHVDTQSPWLAVAYHIPEATHDDIPVLELIGSILTDGHSSRLYRKVVYEDKAALYISASVEAYKDPGLFIVTARGIKQGHSPDEVASVIYGNLERLQTETVTEHELEKARNQIETGLIFSLQTNFVRGLQMGFSLAKTGDPLGFIKDLEKYRGATADDIQRVAVKYFAPGNRTVVRLLPKEKQQKKE
- the ftsY gene encoding signal recognition particle-docking protein FtsY, whose product is MVFDYLKEVTGLGEDKKKAGRRPGSDPDDDGDKNIKEKETAATTAKETEAVSEEKKAATETPEQTAPDAPEEKEGGKKAKPSPKSAAAYWLSLDTWVDVEGLKNGLKKTRTRLESNLHGLLSSQQEINDEVLEELEAALIEADMGVRFVTKLVADIRNAWELREFTDTAGMKEFLKKRLKERFRDARRDLHAAAEPPTVIMVAGVNGSGKTTSIAKLANMFIKDGKKVLLAAGDTFRAAATEQLEIWSDRIGAQIVKHGEGADPAAVAYDSVEAAIARDIDVVIVDTAGRLHTKQNLMQELSKIKRVISKRIEGAPHEVLLVLDATTGQNAISQAKLFGKTIDITGLFLAKLDGTAKGGIVIAMQDEIKIPVMFLGLGEGADDIQKFDPDSFINALFD
- the ribH gene encoding 6,7-dimethyl-8-ribityllumazine synthase, whose protein sequence is MGETFEGGLIGTGKSFCLVVSRFNEFITRKLLEGAHDCLLRHGVREKDIDVCWVPGAFEIPSTALRLARSKRYNAVVCLGAVLRGQTPHFEYVSAEVSKGVAQVGFDTGVPTILGVVTAETLEHAIDRAGTRSGNRGAEAAKDAIEMANLVERLGSKRKK